The Sulfurospirillum sp. UCH001 genome segment CATGTAGGGATTTTTTAAAGTTTGTCTTTGATTTCGATCGTGATCATTTTGTCGTTTTGTGTAATACTATCAAGTACTTTAAAGCTCTCTTTGTCGTCTTTATCAATAGCACCAAAAACGGTGTGAACACCATCTAAGTGAGGACAATCAACAAAGCAGATGAAGAATTGGCTACCGCCTGTGTTTGGACCTGCATGTGCCATTGAAAGAGAGCCACGTTTGTGTCTGCTCTTTTGACCTCTACATTCACATGCGATGCTCCAACCAGGGCCTCCTGTTCCTCTTCCACTTGGACAACCACCTTGTGCCATAAAGTTTTTGATAACACGGTGGAAAATAAGCCCATCATAAAACTTATCATTCGCAAGTGTTGCAAAGTTAGCAACTGTAGTTGGTGTCTCTTCTGGATTAAGCTTAATAACAATATCGCCTTTTTCAGTTTTAATAATGGCATATTGAAAAGCGCTTAATTGCTCTTTTGTGTAATCGTATGTTTTTAATTTGCTCATGTGTTAAAGCCTTTATTCTTTAGTTTGGTCGTGGATTATAACAAGCGATTCCTATAAGCTGTATTAACCCATTTTTTTAGCAGGAGATTTTCGATAAGTGAGTACCTGTTTAGGGTAAATAGGATCTTCTTTAGGAGCTGAAGAGATAATAATACGTTGAAGAACATCCAATTTATGATTTTCTTTTGCGAATTCGCTTAAACGTTTGTCCATAGGAAAAAATTGTAAATACGTTAAAAAGGATTTTTCCCAGTCAATAGCACTATCCATCATTTTCTGCGCATCATGAAATTGTGAAATATAGATCTTTTTCATAATGTTTGCAATGTGTTGTTTACAAATGGAAATTT includes the following:
- a CDS encoding peptidylprolyl isomerase, whose amino-acid sequence is MSKLKTYDYTKEQLSAFQYAIIKTEKGDIVIKLNPEETPTTVANFATLANDKFYDGLIFHRVIKNFMAQGGCPSGRGTGGPGWSIACECRGQKSRHKRGSLSMAHAGPNTGGSQFFICFVDCPHLDGVHTVFGAIDKDDKESFKVLDSITQNDKMITIEIKDKL